The following proteins are encoded in a genomic region of Methylobacterium tardum:
- the hpxZ gene encoding oxalurate catabolism protein HpxZ: MDVTVNRPDIVAEIAALFERYEQALAEKDVAVLDATFWDSPHTIRYALGENCYGFAEVHAARVAADPPPGGTKEARIRLEILTLGSDFATVNLEFKPRGKPGIGRQSQTWMRLPDRGWKVVSAHVSIMPAADCS; encoded by the coding sequence ATGGATGTGACGGTGAACCGCCCCGACATCGTGGCCGAGATCGCGGCTTTGTTCGAGCGCTACGAGCAGGCGCTCGCCGAGAAGGATGTCGCTGTGCTCGACGCGACCTTCTGGGACAGCCCGCACACGATCCGCTACGCCCTCGGCGAGAACTGCTACGGCTTCGCCGAAGTCCACGCCGCGCGCGTCGCAGCTGATCCGCCGCCGGGCGGGACCAAGGAGGCGCGCATCCGGCTGGAGATCCTGACGCTCGGGAGCGACTTCGCTACGGTCAATCTGGAGTTCAAGCCGCGCGGCAAGCCTGGCATCGGGCGGCAGAGCCAGACCTGGATGCGCCTACCCGACCGCGGTTGGAAGGTGGTGTCAGCTCACGTGTCGATCATGCCGGCTGCAGATTGCTCATAG
- a CDS encoding LysR family transcriptional regulator encodes MSDFDRNDLRAFLAAARAGRLTVAAQRMGVDHSTLSRRLSALEGTLGARLFDRRPSGFALTNAGERLLADAERMESLAIGLPARLDADAHQVGGTVRLGTPEAFGTYFLAPRLAELCTAQPALEVELVANPRSFSLSKREADLAIGMTRPETGRLYARKLVDYALGLYAARRYVEAAETIRSVDDLPRHRWVGYVEDLLWTSELNYLPQVSAAIHPQARISNVITQLEAVRGGAGLAVLPHFLARGCQDLVAVLPEVHIVRAYWLIAHADTRDLPRVRLVSDFLTRQAEAAGNAFWLAPP; translated from the coding sequence ATGTCCGACTTCGACCGGAACGACCTGCGCGCTTTCCTTGCCGCCGCCCGGGCCGGACGACTGACGGTGGCGGCCCAGCGCATGGGCGTCGATCATTCGACCCTGAGCCGACGCCTCTCCGCCCTGGAGGGCACCCTCGGCGCGCGCCTATTCGACCGCCGCCCGTCCGGCTTCGCCCTCACCAATGCGGGGGAGCGCCTGCTGGCGGATGCCGAGCGCATGGAGAGCCTGGCGATCGGCCTGCCCGCGCGGTTGGACGCGGACGCGCATCAGGTCGGCGGAACCGTTCGGCTCGGCACGCCCGAGGCCTTCGGGACCTATTTCCTCGCCCCACGCCTCGCCGAACTCTGCACCGCCCAGCCGGCGCTGGAGGTCGAGCTGGTGGCCAACCCGCGCAGCTTCAGCCTGTCGAAGCGAGAAGCAGACCTTGCCATCGGCATGACCCGGCCCGAGACCGGACGGCTCTACGCCCGCAAGCTGGTGGATTACGCGCTGGGCCTCTACGCGGCGCGGCGCTACGTCGAGGCCGCGGAGACGATCCGCAGCGTGGACGATCTGCCGCGCCATCGCTGGGTCGGCTACGTCGAGGATCTGCTCTGGACGAGCGAGCTCAACTACCTGCCGCAGGTCTCGGCGGCGATCCACCCGCAGGCGCGGATCTCGAACGTCATCACTCAGCTGGAGGCGGTGCGCGGCGGCGCCGGCCTCGCCGTTCTGCCGCACTTCCTAGCGCGCGGTTGCCAGGACCTCGTGGCCGTCCTTCCCGAGGTGCACATCGTCCGGGCTTACTGGCTCATCGCCCACGCGGATACGCGTGATCTGCCGCGGGTCCGGCTGGTCTCGGACTTCCTGACCCGGCAGGCCGAGGCGGCCGGCAACGCCTTTTGGCTGGCGCCGCCGTAA
- a CDS encoding NAD(P)H-dependent oxidoreductase yields MALFSKLQQRAQEGRPVRVGLIGAGKFGSMYLSQAPRTPGIHLIAVADLSPDRARQSLRRVGWDEARFAARGMEEAARAGTTFVTEDADAMIASPFVDIVIDATGSPAAGIHHTLKACAAAKHIVMVNVEADVLAGPLLARRAAEAGVIYSMASGDQPALIAELVDWARTIGLEVICAGKGTKYLPAYHASTPDTVWGHYGFSAEQVAGGDFNPQMFNSFLDGTKSALEMAAVANACGLTPPRDGLAFPPCGVDDLPSVLRPVADGGILAERGTVEVVSSIERDGRPVFRDLRWGVYAVFEAPSPYVRDCFAQYGLRTDDSGRFAATYKPYHLIGLELGISVASIAVRGEATGATGEWRGDVAATAKRALKAGERLDGEGGFTVYGKLMPTADSLAQDALPIGLAHNMVLKHDVPAGRAVRWSDVAFDAGQEAIRVRREMETLFRRELGLADAARKVA; encoded by the coding sequence ATGGCCTTGTTTTCCAAGCTGCAGCAGCGCGCGCAGGAGGGCCGACCCGTCCGGGTGGGCCTGATCGGCGCCGGCAAGTTCGGCTCCATGTACCTGTCGCAGGCGCCGCGCACCCCGGGTATCCACCTGATCGCGGTGGCCGACCTGTCGCCGGACCGGGCCCGCCAGTCCCTGCGGCGGGTGGGCTGGGACGAGGCCCGCTTCGCGGCACGCGGGATGGAGGAGGCCGCACGGGCCGGCACCACCTTCGTCACCGAGGATGCCGACGCGATGATCGCGAGCCCCTTCGTGGACATCGTGATCGACGCCACGGGCAGCCCGGCGGCCGGCATCCACCACACGCTCAAGGCGTGTGCGGCGGCCAAGCACATCGTGATGGTCAACGTCGAGGCGGACGTGCTCGCCGGGCCGCTGCTTGCCCGCCGGGCCGCGGAGGCAGGGGTGATCTACTCCATGGCCTCAGGCGACCAGCCGGCGCTCATAGCCGAGCTGGTCGACTGGGCGCGCACCATCGGCCTTGAGGTGATCTGTGCCGGCAAGGGGACGAAGTACCTGCCGGCCTACCACGCCTCCACACCCGACACGGTCTGGGGCCATTACGGCTTCAGCGCCGAGCAGGTCGCGGGGGGCGACTTCAATCCGCAGATGTTCAACTCCTTCCTCGACGGCACCAAGTCGGCGCTGGAGATGGCCGCGGTGGCCAATGCCTGCGGACTCACCCCTCCGCGCGACGGCCTCGCCTTCCCGCCCTGCGGCGTCGACGACCTGCCGAGCGTCCTGCGGCCCGTGGCCGACGGCGGCATCCTGGCGGAGCGGGGCACGGTCGAGGTGGTTTCGTCCATCGAGCGAGACGGCCGGCCGGTGTTCCGTGACCTGCGCTGGGGCGTCTACGCGGTGTTTGAGGCGCCGAGCCCCTACGTGCGCGACTGTTTTGCCCAGTACGGGCTCAGGACCGACGACAGTGGCCGCTTCGCCGCCACCTACAAACCCTACCACCTGATCGGCCTAGAGCTCGGGATCTCGGTGGCCTCCATCGCGGTCCGCGGTGAGGCCACGGGCGCCACGGGGGAGTGGCGCGGCGACGTGGCGGCCACCGCCAAACGGGCCCTCAAGGCCGGCGAGCGGCTCGACGGCGAGGGCGGGTTCACCGTCTACGGCAAGCTGATGCCGACGGCGGACTCGCTGGCGCAGGACGCCCTGCCGATCGGACTGGCCCACAACATGGTGCTCAAGCACGACGTTCCCGCCGGCCGTGCCGTGCGCTGGAGCGACGTCGCGTTCGACGCGGGCCAGGAGGCGATCCGCGTCCGGCGCGAGATGGAGACCCTGTTCCGGCGGGAGCTCGGCCTAGCTGACGCCGCGCGCAAGGTCGCCTGA
- a CDS encoding MFS transporter: MDHAASIGLTTPVAETNVYRKITWRIMPFIVVCYLVAYLDRVNVGFAKLQMMADLGFSDAVYGFGAGVFFIGYFLFEVPSNLALHRLGARVWIARIMISWAIISALTLFVTTPIQFYVARFFLGLAEAGFSPGIMLYLTYWFPAKKRGFALGFYYIAIPLAGVVGGPVSGLILEHFTGSGVMKAWQWLFLLEAAPSLLAGIAVLFLMVDKPEQASWLTDAEKAEVSAELRREDGDKVVHASSTAFLRDARIWKLSGVYFMTIIGLYGISFWLPSIVKDSGIKDVATIGWLSSIPYLVAIPTIILTGISADRTRRRRAHFSVALAIGSVGLALAGYVGQSPVAAVAWLCVGTAGMLSALSLFWGVPCAFLAGTSAAAGIATINCIGNLAGFVSPYMVGGLNVLTGNPAIGLYAVAACMLVGAALIRIIPASLGDR, encoded by the coding sequence ATGGATCACGCAGCCAGTATCGGCCTGACCACCCCGGTGGCGGAGACGAACGTCTACCGCAAGATCACGTGGCGGATCATGCCGTTCATCGTCGTCTGCTATTTGGTCGCCTATCTCGACCGGGTGAATGTCGGCTTCGCCAAGCTCCAGATGATGGCCGATCTCGGCTTCAGCGACGCCGTCTACGGCTTCGGGGCCGGGGTCTTCTTCATCGGCTACTTCCTGTTCGAGGTCCCCAGCAACCTCGCCCTGCACCGGCTCGGCGCCCGGGTCTGGATCGCTCGGATCATGATCAGCTGGGCAATCATCTCGGCGCTGACGCTGTTCGTGACAACGCCGATTCAGTTCTACGTAGCGCGTTTCTTCCTTGGGCTCGCCGAGGCCGGGTTCTCGCCCGGCATCATGCTCTACCTGACCTACTGGTTTCCGGCCAAGAAGCGCGGCTTCGCCCTGGGCTTCTACTACATCGCAATCCCGCTCGCGGGCGTCGTCGGCGGACCGGTCTCGGGGCTGATCCTAGAGCACTTCACCGGCTCCGGCGTGATGAAGGCGTGGCAGTGGCTGTTCCTGCTGGAGGCGGCGCCCTCTCTGCTGGCCGGTATCGCCGTGCTCTTCCTAATGGTCGACAAGCCCGAGCAGGCCTCCTGGCTCACCGATGCCGAGAAGGCGGAGGTGAGTGCGGAGCTCCGCCGGGAGGACGGTGACAAGGTCGTGCACGCATCATCTACGGCCTTCCTCCGGGACGCGCGGATCTGGAAGCTCAGTGGCGTCTACTTCATGACGATTATCGGCCTTTACGGGATCAGCTTCTGGCTGCCGTCGATCGTGAAGGACTCCGGCATCAAGGACGTCGCGACGATCGGCTGGCTCTCATCGATTCCCTACCTCGTCGCGATCCCGACCATCATCCTCACCGGCATCAGCGCCGACCGCACCCGACGGCGGCGGGCGCACTTCTCGGTGGCGCTGGCGATCGGCTCCGTCGGCTTGGCGCTTGCCGGCTATGTCGGCCAAAGCCCGGTTGCGGCAGTGGCTTGGCTGTGCGTTGGCACGGCCGGCATGCTCTCGGCGCTGTCACTGTTCTGGGGCGTGCCCTGCGCGTTCCTGGCGGGCACCTCGGCGGCGGCCGGCATCGCCACGATCAACTGCATCGGCAACCTCGCCGGGTTCGTCTCGCCCTACATGGTGGGCGGCCTGAACGTGCTCACCGGCAA